From a single Dysidea avara chromosome 14, odDysAvar1.4, whole genome shotgun sequence genomic region:
- the LOC136244057 gene encoding uncharacterized protein encodes MSIALQQLWQECVDWDAPLYTPLNMEWHTIAGNITDAMTFSLPRKYAASIPPPENTTTVLHVFADVSLKAYGAAAYIQQNNQPASFVMSKSRAVPLKQITLPKLELMAAVLAARLSEFVRTSLSIDCVLYLWSDSQIILYWITSQKKLKPFVDHKVSEIRSISTNWKYCPSADNPADLLTRGISTQQLASAALWQQGPSWLLLQDQWPTWNPSSETLLIQMQEELDDQPIEQILVHSALTSPANFLQVMDVTKYSSLQKLLAVTAYVLHFINTTRQLSHNTGHLTTFELAKAKLKWLYTIQHEVFPEEIANLQSLSHSRLPLVQQLRLFLDDDQLLRSTPQGRPYQTPDPPPLLKCRVNAVHPFEVTGVDFTGALYVRCSDGEQKVYVCLFTCATFQRFTSRRSLSKVMISDNATTFLAAGEELQSVLSSAALADNLAKRGVEWRFIPKRTPWFGGFWERCTLQVCFSGAMEKTSKHNFW; translated from the exons ATGAGCATAGCCCTCCAGCAACTGTGGCAGGAATGTGTTGATTGGGATGCACCACTTTACACACCACTCAATATGGAGTGGCATACTATTGCTGGTAACATTACTGATGCTATGACATTCTCATTGCCTCGCAAGTATGCTGCTTCTATTCCACCACCTGAGAACACCACCACAGTTCTCCATGTGTTCGCAGATGTAAGTCTCAAGGCTTACGGAGCAGCTGCTtacatacaacagaacaacCAGCCTGCTTCATTTGTGATGTCAAAGTCCAGAGCAGTCCCACTTAAGCAAATCACGCTACCCAAGTTGGAACTGATGGCAGCAGTACTTGCAGCAAGGTTAAGTGAATTTGTTAGAACTTCCTTAAGTATTGACTGCGTCTTATATCTGTGGTCTGATAGTCAAATCATCTTGTACTGGATCACCAGCCAGAAGAAACTGAAGCCATTTGTTGATCACAAGGTAAGTGAAATACGATCAATCTCTACCAACTGGAAGTACTGTCCATCAGCAGATAATCCTGCTGACCTCTTAACTAGAGGAATCAGTACCCAGCAATTGGCTTCAGCAGCTCTTTGGCAACAAGGTCCATCATGGTTGCTGTTACAAGATCAATGGCCAACTTGGAATCCATCATCAGAAACACTACTCATTCAGATGCAAGAGGAATTGGATGACCAACCAATTGAACAAATTCTTGTTCACTCTGCTCTGACCTCACCAGCAAATTTTTTGCAGGTCATGGATGTCACCAAGTACAGTAGTTTACAGAAACTACTTGCAGTCACTGCATATGTACTTCACTTTATTAACACAACACGGCAACTTTCTCACAATACGGGACATCTGACAACATTTGAACTCGCAAAGGCTAAACTGAAGTGGCTATACACAATCCAACATGAAGTGTTTCCTGAAGAGATTGCTAATCTCCAATCGTTATCTCATAGCCGCCTTCCTTTGGTGCAACAACTGAGGCTGTTCTTAGATGATGACCAACTGCTTAGAT CAACACCACAAGGTAGACCATACCAGACACCAGACCCTCCACCGCTCCTTAAGTGCAGGGTTAATGCCGTCCACCCATTTGAAGTGACCGGAGTGGACTTTACTGGTGCTCTCTATGTTCGTTGCAGTGATGGTGAACAGAAAGTGTATGTCTGTCTGTTCACATGCGCT ACATTTCAACGATTTACCAGCAGGAGATCTCTTTCGAAAGTGATGATATCGGACAATGCTACCACCTTTTTAGCTGCCGGGGAGGAACTGCAGAGTGTACTGTCATCTGCAGCATTAGCAGATAACCTTGCCAAGAGGGGTGTTGAATGGCGCTTCATTCCCAAGCGCACACCCTGGTTTGGTGGCTTTTGGGAAAG GTGTACCCTCCAAGTT